A stretch of the Opisthocomus hoazin isolate bOpiHoa1 chromosome 2, bOpiHoa1.hap1, whole genome shotgun sequence genome encodes the following:
- the SMIM8 gene encoding small integral membrane protein 8 translates to MSSTKHPNENETPKERKPGLRSVRTTTLFRAVNPELFIKPNKPVMAFGLIAISLCVAYLGYLHATVENKKDLYEAIDSEGSRYMRRKTSKWD, encoded by the exons ATGTCTTCTACCAAGCatccaaatgaaaatgaaacaccCAAAGAGAGAAAACCAGGACTGAGGAGTGTTCGAACAACTACGCTCTTCCGAGCTGTGAACCCAGAGCTTTTCATTAAACCT aacaAACCTGTGATGGCATTTGGACTCATAGCAATTAGCCTCTGTGTGGCCTACCTTGGTTATTTGCATGCAACAGTAGAGAATAAAAAAGACCTTTATGAAGCAATCGACAGTGAGGGGTCCAGGTACATGAGGAGGAAAACTTCCAAGTGGGACTGA